The following coding sequences lie in one Trichoderma breve strain T069 chromosome 1, whole genome shotgun sequence genomic window:
- a CDS encoding ecdysteroid kinase domain-containing protein — protein sequence MTRPIEPSQIAAILLSWLDLELISCTTLQGLWAGYGHICAVSARPTTEGATTRWQRFSKDQGNDQGRIIHLVLKIVRPPATTGDEGHLRKMFSYEVEQYFYDEVAPRLTDTIAVAQCFASTRSMKGKAIENGIDHLMVTLMNDLRLEFPIAGEKRAVLSSNQVYAALAWLAKFHGNSWSYLPESLDEFLLPPLEEASRRRNDPASGGNALWLNGGYTYLATRRQEYRSLEHDKFSEWSDIFCTSVDGSLSVAEKAAAFLTPRGRPFETYIHGDVKSENLYSTEAGDDVVFFDFQYAGLGLGVCDLAKLFTCSVPMSMLTSDDSIPDGLDMDEREKKLLKHYWTILMESQPHEKVPMYDWDEFLRHWETALVDWCRFQASWGFWGNTEWLESRVRFITKDDGWRDWLHRQS from the coding sequence ATGACTCGACCGATTGAGCCAAGTCAAATTGCAGCCATACTGCTCTCTTGGCTCGACCTTGAGCTAATTTCATGCACCACCCTTCAAGGCCTCTGGGCGGGCTACGGCCACATCTGCGCCGTTTCTGCTCGACCAACTACTGAAGGCGCGACCACACGGTGGCAGCGCTTCTCCAAAGACCAGGGAAATGACCAAGGCAGAATAATCCACCTCGTTTTGAAGATAGTTCGACCTCCAGCTACAACTGGAGATGAAGGGCATCTTCGTAAGATGTTCAGCTACGAGGTTGAGCAGTACTTTTACGATGAAGTTGCTCCGCGCCTCACGGACACCATAGCAGTAGCACAATGCTTCGCTTCGACAAGAAGTATGAAGGGAAAAGCCATTGAGAATGGAATTGATCATTTGATGGTTACTCTCATGAATGATTTGAGGCTTGAGTTTCCCATTGCTGGCGAAAAAAGGGCGGTGCTTTCAAGCAATCAGGTCTATGCAGCTCTAGCATGGTTGGCCAAGTTTCATGGCAACTCATGGTCTTATTTGCCTGAAAGTTTGGATGAGTTTCTTCTACCGCCGCTTGAAGAAGCCTCAAGACGTCGAAATGATCCCGCATCAGGTGGAAATGCCCTTTGGTTGAATGGAGGATATACATATCTAGCTACCCGACGACAGGAATATCGATCGCTTGAGCATGACAAGTTCTCAGAGTGGTCTGATATATTCTGTACCTCAGTGGATGGATCCCTGTCCGTTGCTGAAAAAGCCGCCGCCTTTCTCACGCCGCGTGGTAGGCCTTTTGAAACATACATTCATGGGGACGTGAAGTCAGAAAATCTGTATTCGAcagaagctggagatgatgtggTATTTTTTGACTTCCAGTATGCGGGGTTAGGATTGGGCGTTTGTGATCTGGCAAAGTTATTCACTTGCTCTGTCCCAATGAGTATGCTTACCAGTGATGATTCCATCCCAGACGGCTTGGATATGGATGAACGAGAAAAGAAGTTGCTGAAGCACTATTGGACCATTTTAATGGAAAGCCAACCGCATGAAAAAGTACCCATGTACGACTGGGACGAATTTCTTCGACATTGGGAGACTGCCCTTGTCGACTGGTGTCGATTCCAAGCATCATGGGGATTCTGGGGGAATACAGAATGGCTTGAATCAAGAGTGAGGTTTATTACTAAAGATGATGGCTGGAGAGATTGGCTTCACCGCCAATCCTAA